Part of the Pieris brassicae chromosome 5, ilPieBrab1.1, whole genome shotgun sequence genome is shown below.
AGCATTAAAAAGAGACCCAGAAGGTTTAAAATCCTGGCAAATGACTGGTCAAGCAAAGGTGGCTGTGAAAACAGACTCTGttgatgaaataaaacaaatagctGATAATGCGAAGAAAATGGGTATAATAACATCAATGATAAGAGATGCTGGAAGAACACAAATTGCACCTAACTCAATAACAGTTCTTGGTATAGGTCCTGCTCCAAAAAATGTTGTTGATAAAGTAACTGGGCATTTGAAgttgttgtaaattttaaactatccaaaaaagttatttgatttaaaacattcgttttatttatataataaatcccTGAACCtgtaaataatctaaataatacttatcattattcatattcaaaaaatttaattaaattttttttttgttgcttAAGTAGCTTTCTCTTACTAAGGCACAGtaggaatataaaaatacaataatctttaaaaaaaactaacacatTTTGTGTTTTCATTTTACTTATGTAATAATACTTATACTTTTACTTATATCTAAAACACTGGTTACATAAAACTgagaaattaaattgtaaaaataatgtacctgatttaaaacattcaaaatCTGGAATGTGTTATACAACATGATAAATGTTTTACAAAGTCATAAGAAGAGAACATACTATAGTAAGGCGgatgtaaatttgtataaattacaaatgtaaGAAAAGAATGGCACATGGTGACACTCATACTGAAAACTATTTCAATTACTACTAACATCTTGTTACTGTAAATAGTCtgcctattataaaatatagacaacatataacaaattaaggagatttatagtattattactAACATAAGTTCTATTTAGGTAGTCTAACAAATTCTGGCCAAGTGTATGAATATTTACTTCTACAAGCCAAGTGCAACCTAACCTATTGTTGCTGCCCTTTTAATTggttaatatgttttattaaatttgcaaTACTTTTGTCCAAATTATATATCACAGATGTTGTATCTGTGCTTAGTCTATTAGCAATTAATCCGTCTCTTTTCTGTTCCATCATGTTGAGCATTACTTCAAGGCCAAGAATTGCTGTTCTGCGACCAACCACTCCAATCTGTAAGgttaaaaacatttgttttcattttggatttttaaaaaacagttttaactaGAAACTGATAAGGATCTATATATCTGACttataatctaaaattaacCTAATAATTAGCGTTTGTTTACAGAATGCAGAAATGTATAACAGACCACCAGATTTCAAGTTATTTTGAAGTAGGACAATTTCTATGTCTATCAAATGGTGTGCaagaaataaagaaacaattcaccatgttttaaataattcaaccCGGCCTAGACATAGAtaccaatatttatttcacatattAGAAACCTATTAGCATTATTGAAATGTAACCCTATAGTGAGccacaaacacacacacatacaagAGCCCCTTTGCACCATTAACATCATAAAACTAATACACACAAAGTGTACTGTTAGTAAACTGTGCTCTTAATGTACTCACTGCTGGCAATTTAATAACTGCATCATCTTTTTCAACAGTCTCAACCTTGACCTTCTTAGCCCTGGTCTCTTGTTGCGGTGCTGATCGCTTGGTTTTGGGAAGCCCTTCGGCGACTTCATCACGGTCTATGTCCCTGCGAGGACAGGAGCAAACACGCGCACCGACAACTTGGCGACCATATATTTCGCcccttaacaataaaaaagctGTTATTGCAAACAATACAAATGTAGTGTGtgacttatattaaatttcaaaattatcaGAACTAGTTTCAATTCACAATTCAAATAAACTGTAGATTAAACAGAACACATAAGATATATAGCCAAAAGCcaagtgtaatttttatgaaatagtaCACCAGACCACTAGCACTTATTCCATAAAGTACTTACTTAAAATCCTCAAGTGTGAAGATAATTTCTATAGGGCGTCTATTAATCCCCGAAGAACAGGAACTCTTGCAAAGGAACACATAAGCCAATTCTGTTGGTTGAGGTGTCCGAACAAGAACTGAGTACCAAGAATCTGGTTGTTCTGGGTTACCACAATAATGGACATCAGGGGAACCATGCTCCCGAGCAGAATGGAGAACATTCATTATTGTAGCTCTGGATTTTCCTGGAATATGAAATTATAGGACTTATTTCTTGcaaatgaatatatatgaaaaattaattcagcaaaaagaaatttaattaattgcttGTCCAAACAAGTGATACTGGAAATTAACTAACTCCTTTATTAGTTTTGCTTGTTGTACGTAAATTGCAATGGTTCTTGGCTGGTTTTTTTTACCTGGAGCATTTGCAGTTTCATGCGAGTGCTGATAACATCGTTCAACTCTTTTCTCAGCTTGAGTAACATCTGAGAATACTGTTGTAGCACGAATGTAGGCCTCTCCAGGGAAGATACTTGCATCCCATGTAAAGCCCACTGAGAAATTCACATTCACATCCACATAGATACGGTTTAGGCGATGGGAATACTGAAAAAATTAGGACAAGTACTTGCcggttatttacatttaaaaaacccaataaaatattttagtgaaaATTTTGTTGTGGTTTTTTATCTTAAGAAATGACAgccaaaactatttataatcactaaaattataaaaaaactggcATTCTTAAAAACTTCTTTGATAATCAATATAACCTATAGGTCCTATAGGTATTCTCACAccagtattattatatataataatactggtgtgagaatattaataaaaagctttgttattttgtatttcatctttggctatctatatctttagtaaaactgttttttgttatatataatgtatgttagctgtatgatttcaaaataaataagactaGCTAAAAAATACTAAGCACAAGTAATAATGATTACTTactaaatacttttttctcTTTGTATGTTTACTGTCTATTTCtgctttgaatttaaatatacccTCTAAATTTGTTCTGGCCGGTGGTCCTTGTGGAGATGTCTATAACAATAGGATTAATAAATGCATATATCAattccattaaaaattaattaaatgggTGTCAATTTCTAAAAAGCATATTTATAAGATTAGTATGGATATATTCTTATTTCATAGTTAGAAAAAAGCATTATAATTGtgtggtaataaataaataaacttactgGGACTCGATTTGTGTCCACTGGATTTACTAATTGTATTAGATTGTTATGATGTACCAATGGTACATCCATTGGTGCTTCGTGACAGATTTCTATCTGCGAACCGGTGAATCCATCCAGCTCTCGAAGATAATTACTTAAGACATCAGAGTCAACCCCTTCAtcaaaatttctaaaataaaaaaaggaaagctaagctgtaataaaaaataattgagttGATAATTTAACTTGGATTTTGAGACAAGTCGCCCCATAACACCTTAATGGctgtcttattattatttaactggcTACAAATGCttattgaagtatttttaaaatagttaaatttatttcataggaTCAACTGAGTTTGCTGTCATCCTCAGTTCAGAAAAAATTATCTAGTTGAGGGCACAGAGATAGACTTGATAACAGGAAACATCTTGGAAACAACttcacataaaaattaatgaagaaATGTGTAAGATCAACTTCAACCATGACAACTTCCtcaatttctatttaaggAAAATCAaagaattatgaaaatatgttatagaaacACATACACATGTGAAAATAACATGAGAACTTAAAAAGGCTCACTGCTAACCAGACCCATGCAACTTCCACACAATAGAGTAGCCCGCAATGTTGCAGCACACATCTCCCAAAAGGTCTTAGTGTATtgcaaatacataaataggAACTAATTCCTAACTAAGTAGGAATACAGACTTAAGTGAATTCAGTAGCCGCTGTGACTtctgaatttaatattagcgTCAACAAGAAaaagtcaaaataaacaacaataatcTTCCGCATAGAACCTTGAATGCTGACAGAGACTAAAGTGTTTGAGATCTCGGTTTatgctaaaaatattttggatgAACTGCAGATGCACCTTTTGGTTGAAGAATCTTAGGCAATGGTTTGGTCAAAGAACCAAGTCATTGTTTAGAAGCATGACATCCAAAATAAAAGTAGCCATGATGATCAACAACCTTCAAAAGGAGAAGGCACTATAGGAGTACAACACAGGATCCtttgttaaaagaaaaaatcggTTCCAAAAAGGTTTTATGGTTGGCCTTTCAGCAGCCTTCTACAATGTGTCAATGTCCATGGGtgaggtttatttattactccctgttttattaaatagacatattattatcttatctttatataaattattactcttTAAGaacattagtaaaaaaacttaCGGTGGAACCACTCCTTCATCAGGAAATTCACACTTAAACATTGTATGAGCTGCTAACtgaaaaaattttttaaacaaacttaaGAAgtgtagaaaaatatttaattaaataattaacgagGCAAAGTACACCTACATTTTACATGTCTTCAAATTATGGAATTTGAAGTATCAACTAAttctaatacatttaattatatttgtctctcaattttttatttcttataacacggctttttatttatcagttCAAAAACAATATGCATGATTAAAAATGCAAGAAAACTGTCATTACAAATGATatacatcaattattttagaacATGAACGAGAAAATACCAGTGTTTAATATCTTACAAATATCAGATATATgagtaaacaaataatacctACATGCTATCACGTCCTTACAAAAAAGCATTGGTTATTACCTGTTGAAAGTTAgtgtttttacattttacaaattgtattgATCTAAGCCCAACAGAATAAGGGACAAGTGTGTGTGGTCGCTTTCCAATGATAGGTAAAGATTTGGATTAACACAATACATACAAATGTctcatacaataaaatttcaaaaatacttaCACTTCAATGAATTCTGTAACTACCATAACATTCAcataactttttttacttttcaacACGATAAAAATGAGGACGACTTCAAATAGCAATCAAAAATTGGTGTATGTacattacacaaaaaatattagaaattcCAGTCTAGATTCAAATTCTTTACTTTGCACGTTAGCTAATGCCATAGAGTATACTATAACACAATCTATGATAGTTTACTATAGTCGATTCACAGTTATTATACGAGATGTTAACGAACTATTATGTCATAGATAATGTGGATACACTATACAGTTAgcaataattatcaaaatcaaattacAAAAGACATTAAACAAATGGTCGAAGCTCATAGACATGCGGtaccattttataaatgaacacTTGGtgcatagataaataaatattagagcTTACTGTCCCACAGAATTTCAGTTAGCTGACGTAATGATAAAATCATTGTAAAAAGTAAAGTTTGAAAGACACTGTGCAATATATTAATCTTCCGAGACACGTTTGCTAATGCAATAATGCATGTATATACTGTAGAAACGTGTCTCGGCAACATGAGTGAACATCAGGAGATGTTGGAATGTCGTTATGTCGTCTACATATAATTGTCTATGATGCACTgtatttgaatttgtattatgttttttgcCTTTGATGTGAGTTGAATGATATTTTCTCATATACAAGTAAACACAATGTTTTCAAgtattatttacgttttaattaattgctaTAGCCCTAGTCCTTATCAAAAATAAGATAGTATAACCGTTTTAACGCAGCGCTATCATGATGGCAGACGTGGCCCTTAATATTACTTACCGTGTAATTATCGCTATTCAAAAAGTCTAGCTAAAATAACTTATCTCTAAATTCATCAAATATAATACCATCAAGATACATCAGACGAATCGGGATAAGAATCCGGCCATTTATCAAATGAAGAAATTCCTGATATCATAGACACCTGTAAAAAAATGGTGGTTGACTTCTTTCTCCTTGCTGGGGGTAGCAGTTTTTCACTACATCCGGGATTTGATGCAGGGCATAATAGAAGtaaagtaataagtaatagACCGAAAATATAGACGCATTTCCTTACAAACCAGCTGTCTGGGCCGCGGCTGTAAAAGCTAAGAACAAGCATGGGAATTCGATAAGGGTAGATAGGTTCGTGAAAAGGAGCTGTAGCTAGTGTTGGTGAGATAATAACTGCTGGCACGAAATTTTCGACCTCTTTAGCTGAGAAAATATACTGtcgttgttttaatttaaaactttagtaaaataatcaGAAAATTGTCacattccaaataaaatattcacctTCTAAGTGTATTGATTATTCCCTATAGATGTAATAACTTGATTCGTACACGTAATATAGCTGTCAATTTTAAGTGATTTTACAAAACTATACGAACACATACTTTTATGGTATTAAAAAggcttaattttaataccataataggagcagtgttggcctagtggctacagcgtgcgactctcatctctgaggtcgtaggttcgataccaCTAAACAATGTAATGTGACAAGCAtcctaatttaataaaatctaataaataatgtaaaaaacagCGAATGAAAAAGCATACACATGACTGTGACTCATATGTGAATGTATGAGTTACGACGTAAAAGCCTCATACACAAGTCAATTTCATATAGTTTTTATGCCACagatatctaataataatgtctAACTCTCTAACTAGACTAAGAAAgataacctaacctaacctaagtctagataaaattaactacacgaattaaataattgaagtaACGTTCAAATTAGGAATTAcactattacatatatttatatgctgTATTTGTAATCaatcaatatttgtaataatgtatGGGATcatcttattaatttttctttctttaatttttcagAAACTATAACTTTTTCGTAAATCTACAAGTAATTTATGATATGAAAACAATGTTGCTAATTTCTTGCAAAGACGTTGCTTTATGAAGTATGCCGAGCTAAATACAGAGtatcttaattttaacttGACATCTGTCATGGTATTACCATgtagcaaaaaaataaaaaatcaaaggatggagaaaaaaaatacaccaaCTCCGCttcatttgtgtttttttctaatttctcTGTCATTAATGTGAATTTTGTGCATATTTTCTATGCAACTGTTATTTTGACTTATATTGTGCTCGATTATGTACAAATATATGGTGAACAAGATTCCGAGTGCCTGTATTAactaaaatcaataacaatcAGTGCCTAACAAAGGTACGCTATGTTTGCTTTTGCGGAGCGCATAACCTGTGTCCTGTGTTTTGTGATAGCGTCCGGTTGGCGTCTGTCATAGTTATCGTGGatactacaaaataaacgTGTAGTtcgtaataatgaaataaaagagaGTGCCATAATGTGTTTATAAGTGATTGATCTTTACACGGCTTTTGTTTCTAGTGACAAAGATGAATTATGAAGCTGAAAGAGCGATGAATCAGAAACGGCTCAGAATGGAGGGTGAGCCAGGCCACGGTGTTGTCCAAGGAAACGGGCTCCCGCTAAATTATCTAGGTAAGTCTggtaaataagatttttgcGCGGGAAATATGTAAATAGACCTTAAATACCTTTTGTTATGATTTCTAGATAATGGCCATCAAATACCTTACCAGCCGTACGCCGGTGCATATAATACCCACTATCCGCCACCGGATGCATTTGCAGCTTATGGACCTCCGCCCCCAGGGGGATATGCTCCTCAAAATTTATCATATGCCCCACCAGCACATCAGAACTATGCACATCATCAAAGTTTTCCCCAGCAGCAAGCACAACTTCACATGGCACAGTCGCACATGGGTGAGTTGCATTCtgttgataatattattgtagttATTGAATCAGCAACTGTactgttaattttaatgagtTAGTTGAGTAATAGTCTGATAGACAAACTATTGAAACATTTGATTTTACTGTTGTTtagaattgtttatatttaattccccaattttaacttaatagcATTTTTGACTCCTACATAATAACAATTGTACTGAGGAATaactcaataataattattaggtaTGTTGTTTAAACCCGCAGTGCAAGGCTATGCCCCGGATGTGGGCATCCACAAATCTGCCTGGCCCCCACAGCCACACTTGTTACCTCCCCTTGATGCCCAGAAACCCCTTgatattaaacaattgaaaCCAGAAATTAAGTTAGAGCCATCTGACTCTCAGAAAAGACCACATCCCGAGGCAGAGATGATTGtaagtatttaaatgttttcatCAAAATCTTTATAAGATAAGAAATAATGATTAAGCAAAAAATTGCTGTGAAtgctttttttttagaataggTAGGAGCGTCATCTGATGCTAAATAATACTGCGGCCTATGGACAcagaaaatatcaaaatggTCATATTTGCTAACTATTATAAGAGTGTAATGTACAatacacatattatatacCATATATGAGTCATGGTcacctaaaacatattttgagaTTTAAGCTAGGCATCTAtagaaattaatatgttttaaagtttttgtaattGAAAGTAATTGGATATGCTGCATCCTGTTGAAGCATATTCATATTCAGGTGCTTTATTCAATAACAACATTGcagtctttttaaaatttaaaatggctAAGTACATATATCATGCATCCAGTGGTGTCATtatcatatttgtttttgtgatatACCTTCTATAATAGAGACATCTTTAAAACATCCTGGTCTTTTGACATAATTTCACTTACTGTATGAAAAGAATCAGATATAGaaggaaatatttttgatggattaattaagattttatcAATCACTAAGGGTAACTGctcaatattacataatatatgtatttttcagcAACCGGGTGACTTAGAGCAAccaaaaataaagataaaaacagATATCTTTAAACCAGATGATATGCGAGTTGACGACAAATCAAGAGGTTGGTTCccctaaaataattttattttcaaatgaatACGTCTAAAATAACCACTAAGTTTCAGTTCAGGGAATATGTGGTTTAGTTATCGATAAACGAAATAtgagtaattaaaatacaattaaaacctCATTTGGAAcataatttatctttatacattttagaacttattgaatgaatatattttcagaaGCCTCCATGAAGCCCCTGGAAGTCTCCAAACCAGATCAACAGGTCaaaggtaaaaaatatatttaaaaaggttttaatgaaatttctgaaagttttttttccataattaaataattatatcacaGTTAACTGAGTTGGAATTGATggtttctataaaattatttcacataaacattatttgttacaaaacttaaaattttaaagaaatttgctgactttttctatatataataggaATTGTATCGGTAGTTATacacatatatgtataactcCACAGTACAGTTGGGgttcataattattgtattgggGTATAGGGTATAGACTGAAGAATTTAGGTGTTTAAACATCCCGAGTGTTCTTTTGGGCCTACCCTTACCTGAgtctacatataataataattctttatttacaaGAATGTGAAGAAGGTACAATAGTATGTAGATGATGTCTGATTGTATTCCAAGATTAGCTTCACATATTTGTCTTACATATAATATGGAACATCTCGTATGTGGCAAGTGTCAAAAGCCAGTATGCATGATTTGGATTAGGGTACATTTGTTTATACAGCACACTAACAATACACATAGAAAATGCTAGTAAATGCGCCAAAAATGATaacaattcataataaataaataacttggGGTTAAAAAACggaatttatttaacactatatataagttattatgtattatgagATAATAAGTactatacttatattttagatGACGGCCTACCACGAGTAGAATGTGAAAAGCCACcaggtaaatatattttgtattaagtaaATGGAGTTGCGTTGAGAGATGTAatacatttgttaaaatttaatttattgtataattccACCGTTTTAAATACCGAAGTCTCATGACATTGTATACTCTATTTGATAGAGATACAACagtactttaaattattttcttaattttactaCATTATACATAATCAACAGTATGTTACAAGctatcttattaaaaaaaaggttagagttgtttttatgaataccataacaataatatattttgctactaatgttttgtttaaaaataagttaggagttattagtaaaatctatatttgcatgaattttttgtaacatttgttTACCAAAATTGACATATACAGTGTAAcctctatataacgacactgaagggACTGTCGAGTCGTAcaatggagagaagaaaaacgtatagataatcaatgactcctacttattagtcatggtcaacaacagtacacgtgcaagcaatcccaactcgtaaacaaaataacgaatttcttaaaaagttCATATGCATGATGCTGACAGTCCAGTCTATTGCGGACTAGGCGcaatttttactaattttagcaacttaaaaagtacttcattactcaattgttgtcgttattgcgAGTGGGGTAATGCTATGTGGAGTGTATGTTTGTATgaaagacaagctaaaccaaccaatgccaattgatttcgacgcaTTTGGgagttcgtcgttaaatcCTGGGACGTTACATaaagtttacactgtatatttataaaagaaagcttgtaaaatattgtgaactttaataaataaatactatattggTTATTGTTTAAAGCAGTAAAGCATTCCTATTTCTCAATTTCGAGAGATTTTTCACTTTTGAAAATCTTTTTCTTCTTGATTTTAGAAGTTGGTGTCATATCAGGAGAGGTGAGGCCAATTGATCCTGCAACTCCTATCAAGAAATTGTAAGTACTCTTAACTTGTAAACATTGCTCTATAAAAGTGTTCGTCTCTTTCTGCCAAATAGTGTTTACATTATGATAGAAAGAGACAGACGACTTTAGTTGAAatgattaaatatgtattttattatattttaattgtttaatgtttctcgacattatcgtattggcatagtctgtaaggacaatgtatgtatatctgtaatatataaatatatatataataagtgtaattaaatagatattgaatcatttgtaatttttactttaacgCGCTGTAATATGTCAGACACGGTGCAGTTAGTCCGTGCCTGACGCTcgtcaatttaaataaatgcggTTATTTAGATCTGTATGtgatattattagaatttaataatatttaagtataataaactaaacataTCCAAGCAAGTGTGGAATTTCATAAGTGTATGTTTGACCACAAATTTGTCGGAAAGCAAGAGTTACATCAAACACAACACATGTATCAGTCCATGTGTCATCAAAATCGGTtgagtagtttttgagatatccaCACTCTCTGAAGACAATATGTGTAATACGGAGATTGATTTTCTCCAAATGAATAGGAAAGTGTTCTTaacatgttatttttttttattttagggaTGAAGAAAGAAAACCGTTTAGTAGTCCAGATTTGTCCCGGGGGGGTGCTACTCCTGGAAAAATAACACCTGGATTAGAGGTATACAAAATTCCCTTCTCTTTATGGAACTGAAAAGGCGGTATCAGAATTAAAAAGTCTTTAGTAGAAGTATGGATTATAACAGTGgattatatacttaatgtaaatagaaaaaaaataatacatatgttAAACGCAAAACTCGAAGATGGCTGGACCAATCCAGcaagttttgaatattttcttGAACTTTAGAAAGATTATAGATCTTCTGTAGAAACAGGAAAAATTGGACGGAAAATCCTATAGACCAGACTGGACTAAGTTTTTccggtagcatagcaaaatgttccatatattGCTCTTAAAATTGcatcctttcttggcgattcctttaaggtctctgcagttaggctatggacttcacttcccgtccatattcgcttagctccttctccaTCTCCCTTTAAATCTCTTCTATACAAACATTACcagtccacatcgtatccctagcTTTCATACTAAGTGAGACTGATCTTGAATTGGATTATCGTGATTCACgtgcactttttactttttgtttttcatgtatccaTTATcagtttagttaattttttgttcctgattagtttcttctttataactatatgttatatgtatttttgcacttcttgcctaccttatataatttaatacattttttttacacacaGTGGTTTCCTGGAAGAGATcactcgaaagcgataaggccgccttgtcctccttttgatttaattatgttcaatttctatattgtaatacaacgaagtgttaataaaataaataaaaagctagTTCTAAGTAACATATTAAGGCTAGACGAAGTTCTCGGGGCAACTgggattttgataaaataaattgtggaGTAAAGATAGGATATGATTTAGAAACGAGACTTTAGACTCCTGTACGTCAAAAATGCGTTGGATTTTGACATGCGTGAGTTCGCGTTGAGGATCGTTTCTGAAACTctgataaaactatattaccGTTTTGTAGTTGgtcaataaaaattgtaattgttgtaataagttatttttgataattttacaattagcCACTATTCTCACGGGTTCGATTCCCATTATACACAATAGGACGACAACTAATTGaccaattgtaaaaaatattttacagtaaCGGACCAAGTCAGTATCGACTTGTGCCGtgaagttttgtttaaaaattattacaaacaatttaatgACGTCACGATCTGATAACACAACACAgacaatagaaaatatttttccaatgatatatataattaaattaaaaatttatatcgaTAGCCAAAGAAACGCGGTCGTCCCAAAGGCTCGACGAACAAACCGAAGCCCCCCGGGACGCCCACTAAAGGATCCCCCGGGGCTGCGACCGCTCTCCCCGCTGTTAGGCCTCCAGGTATCCCCGGGGCGAGGACGCCCGCGCCCGTGGGTAGGCCTCGGGCTGTCCCCTACCAGTACAATGTCAGACCGTTTAGGAAGGACTTCTCGGGGATACAGTTCAGAAGGTGAGGttcaatcattatttttgGATATCCTAAAATAATATGCTTTAAGGATGCAAGATATTATGACGTCACAAAATTTACACACACCTACACgtaaattatagtatatattttttatttatatatattattaaattaatatat
Proteins encoded:
- the LOC123710087 gene encoding peptidyl-tRNA hydrolase 2, mitochondrial-like; amino-acid sequence: MDYFSFVSGLGCGLVIGLSLITLRKHFGSVKETAKTIKKIASNSEYKLILVVRTDLGMSKGKIAAQCGHAAVGAYEKALKRDPEGLKSWQMTGQAKVAVKTDSVDEIKQIADNAKKMGIITSMIRDAGRTQIAPNSITVLGIGPAPKNVVDKVTGHLKLL
- the LOC123710086 gene encoding cellular tumor antigen p53-like; the encoded protein is MFKCEFPDEGVVPPNFDEGVDSDVLSNYLRELDGFTGSQIEICHEAPMDVPLVHHNNLIQLVNPVDTNRVPTSPQGPPARTNLEGIFKFKAEIDSKHTKRKKYLYSHRLNRIYVDVNVNFSVGFTWDASIFPGEAYIRATTVFSDVTQAEKRVERCYQHSHETANAPGKSRATIMNVLHSAREHGSPDVHYCGNPEQPDSWYSVLVRTPQPTELAYVFLCKSSCSSGINRRPIEIIFTLEDFKGEIYGRQVVGARVCSCPRRDIDRDEVAEGLPKTKRSAPQQETRAKKVKVETVEKDDAVIKLPAIGVVGRRTAILGLEVMLNMMEQKRDGLIANRLSTDTTSVIYNLDKSIANLIKHINQLKGQQQ
- the LOC123709654 gene encoding HIRA-interacting protein 3-like isoform X2, encoding MNYEAERAMNQKRLRMEGEPGHGVVQGNGLPLNYLDNGHQIPYQPYAGAYNTHYPPPDAFAAYGPPPPGGYAPQNLSYAPPAHQNYAHHQSFPQQQAQLHMAQSHMGMLFKPAVQGYAPDVGIHKSAWPPQPHLLPPLDAQKPLDIKQLKPEIKLEPSDSQKRPHPEAEMIQPGDLEQPKIKIKTDIFKPDDMRVDDKSREASMKPLEVSKPDQQVKDDGLPRVECEKPPEVGVISGEVRPIDPATPIKKLDEERKPFSSPDLSRGGATPGKITPGLEPKKRGRPKGSTNKPKPPGTPTKGSPGAATALPAVRPPGIPGARTPAPVGRPRAVPYQYNVRPFRKDFSGIQFRRRWSDDCLDSSHIPNEVYFGDVPVPLSVLYNYYDANAERERLASQAAHIAAQKAAAAKLAAAKLRGVVTGEVTTVDSSSDDESSGSSGSGSEESDERGPGRPKGSRNSTPKTPGTPAVPGTPGSGRRGRPPVPPELRQPGITDMKKFCKAAGIRFDYKKLVEGCTKNKERVAKMQDLLEAAGLEGKPTLEKCRAIKQTKMDKKEQEKQAKKDAKAKKSEEDGTEAVARRMTRGATGVKPRQRIVISSDEEDGTPAARRTVSKLRSSINDESDSQ
- the LOC123709654 gene encoding HIRA-interacting protein 3-like isoform X1; protein product: MNYEAERAMNQKRLRMEGEPGHGVVQGNGLPLNYLDNGHQIPYQPYAGAYNTHYPPPDAFAAYGPPPPGGYAPQNLSYAPPAHQNYAHHQSFPQQQAQLHMAQSHMGMLFKPAVQGYAPDVGIHKSAWPPQPHLLPPLDAQKPLDIKQLKPEIKLEPSDSQKRPHPEAEMIQPGDLEQPKIKIKTDIFKPDDMRVDDKSREASMKPLEVSKPDQQVKDDGLPRVECEKPPEVGVISGEVRPIDPATPIKKLDEERKPFSSPDLSRGGATPGKITPGLEPKKRGRPKGSTNKPKPPGTPTKGSPGAATALPAVRPPGIPGARTPAPVGRPRAVPYQYNVRPFRKDFSGIQFRRRWSDDCLDSSHIPNEVYFGDVPVPLSVLYNYYDANAERERLASQAAHIAAQKAAAAKLAAAKLRGVVTGEVTTVDSSSDDESSGSSGSGSEESDEDQPLKRGPGRPKGSRNSTPKTPGTPAVPGTPGSGRRGRPPVPPELRQPGITDMKKFCKAAGIRFDYKKLVEGCTKNKERVAKMQDLLEAAGLEGKPTLEKCRAIKQTKMDKKEQEKQAKKDAKAKKSEEDGTEAVARRMTRGATGVKPRQRIVISSDEEDGTPAARRTVSKLRSSINDESDSQ
- the LOC123709654 gene encoding HIRA-interacting protein 3-like isoform X3 translates to MNYEAERAMNQKRLRMEGEPGHGVVQGNGLPLNYLDNGHQIPYQPYAGAYNTHYPPPDAFAAYGPPPPGGYAPQNLSYAPPAHQNYAHHQSFPQQQAQLHMAQSHMVQGYAPDVGIHKSAWPPQPHLLPPLDAQKPLDIKQLKPEIKLEPSDSQKRPHPEAEMIQPGDLEQPKIKIKTDIFKPDDMRVDDKSREASMKPLEVSKPDQQVKDDGLPRVECEKPPEVGVISGEVRPIDPATPIKKLDEERKPFSSPDLSRGGATPGKITPGLEPKKRGRPKGSTNKPKPPGTPTKGSPGAATALPAVRPPGIPGARTPAPVGRPRAVPYQYNVRPFRKDFSGIQFRRRWSDDCLDSSHIPNEVYFGDVPVPLSVLYNYYDANAERERLASQAAHIAAQKAAAAKLAAAKLRGVVTGEVTTVDSSSDDESSGSSGSGSEESDEDQPLKRGPGRPKGSRNSTPKTPGTPAVPGTPGSGRRGRPPVPPELRQPGITDMKKFCKAAGIRFDYKKLVEGCTKNKERVAKMQDLLEAAGLEGKPTLEKCRAIKQTKMDKKEQEKQAKKDAKAKKSEEDGTEAVARRMTRGATGVKPRQRIVISSDEEDGTPAARRTVSKLRSSINDESDSQ